One Clostridium novyi NT genomic window carries:
- a CDS encoding bifunctional 2-keto-4-hydroxyglutarate aldolase/2-keto-3-deoxy-6-phosphogluconate aldolase, with product MIEKMNVLKRIMDVGVVAVVRADNANMAEKISKACIEGGIPAIEVTFTVPNADKVITSLKEKFTKEELIVGAGTVLDSETARIAILAGAQYIVSPGFDSETAKLCNRYQIPYMAGCMTITEMIKALEAGTDIIKLFPGSAYGPSIIKSIKGPLPQVSIMPTGGVDINNAAEWIKNGCVAVGVGGKLIEGAKTENYGEIARLSREFVNKVKDAREKLA from the coding sequence GTGATAGAAAAAATGAATGTTTTAAAAAGAATTATGGATGTAGGGGTAGTTGCAGTTGTTAGGGCGGATAATGCTAATATGGCTGAAAAAATATCTAAAGCTTGTATAGAAGGAGGGATACCTGCTATTGAGGTAACTTTTACAGTTCCTAATGCAGATAAGGTAATTACATCTTTAAAAGAAAAGTTTACAAAAGAAGAACTTATAGTGGGAGCAGGTACAGTTTTAGATAGTGAAACAGCTAGAATAGCTATACTTGCTGGAGCGCAATACATAGTTAGTCCAGGATTTGATTCAGAAACAGCAAAACTTTGCAACAGATACCAAATTCCTTATATGGCAGGTTGTATGACTATAACTGAGATGATAAAAGCTCTAGAAGCTGGAACAGATATAATAAAATTGTTCCCAGGAAGTGCGTATGGACCAAGTATAATTAAATCAATAAAAGGACCACTTCCACAAGTATCTATTATGCCAACAGGTGGAGTTGATATAAACAATGCAGCTGAATGGATTAAAAATGGGTGTGTTGCAGTAGGTGTTGGTGGAAAATTAATTGAAGGAGCTAAAACAGAAAATTACGGAGAGATTGCTCGATTATCAAGAGAATTTGTAAATAAAGTTAAAGATGCAAGAGAGAAATTAGCTTAG
- a CDS encoding sugar kinase, which produces MSKKVVTMGELMLRLSTPDYKRFVQAESFDAVYGGAEANVAISLANFGLDTYFVSKVPNNPIGESGLNSLRKFGVKTDYVARGGDRLGIYFFEKGTSIRPSKVVYDRSKSSMATAGPEDFDFNTIFKDADWFHFSGITPALGKKGIKIARKAVEAAKQNGVKISLDLNYRKQLWGIEEFEKVMSELLQDVDVCFGWLSSVEEKKEEYQVADFAKEEIHVKRFEEIFNKMIDKFNIKYVVTTMRENFSASHNALSAVIYNGKEIYQSKRYDFNIEDRVGGGDAFAAGIIYGLIMEKDYKKALEFGVASSALKHTIAGDANLVTVDEVMEVVNGNTSGSVIR; this is translated from the coding sequence ATGAGTAAAAAAGTTGTAACCATGGGAGAATTAATGCTCAGATTATCTACTCCAGATTATAAAAGATTTGTTCAAGCAGAATCCTTCGATGCGGTTTATGGAGGGGCAGAAGCTAATGTAGCTATATCTTTGGCCAATTTTGGATTAGATACATACTTTGTGAGTAAGGTTCCCAATAATCCTATAGGTGAAAGTGGACTAAATTCTTTAAGAAAATTTGGAGTTAAAACTGATTATGTAGCTAGAGGTGGAGACAGATTAGGTATATATTTTTTTGAAAAAGGAACTTCTATAAGACCTTCCAAAGTTGTATATGATAGATCAAAATCTTCAATGGCTACGGCAGGTCCAGAAGATTTTGATTTTAATACAATATTTAAAGATGCAGATTGGTTTCACTTTTCAGGAATTACTCCTGCTCTGGGAAAAAAAGGAATAAAGATTGCAAGGAAAGCTGTAGAAGCTGCAAAACAAAATGGTGTTAAAATAAGTTTGGATTTAAATTATAGAAAACAACTTTGGGGAATAGAAGAATTTGAAAAAGTTATGTCAGAGTTACTACAGGACGTAGATGTATGCTTTGGATGGCTTAGTAGTGTAGAGGAAAAAAAGGAGGAATATCAGGTAGCTGACTTTGCAAAAGAAGAAATTCATGTTAAGAGATTTGAAGAGATTTTTAATAAGATGATAGATAAATTTAATATAAAGTATGTAGTAACAACTATGAGAGAAAATTTTTCAGCTTCTCATAATGCCTTATCTGCTGTTATTTATAATGGAAAAGAAATATACCAATCTAAGAGATATGATTTTAATATAGAAGACAGAGTAGGTGGAGGAGATGCTTTTGCAGCAGGTATAATTTATGGATTAATTATGGAAAAGGATTATAAAAAAGCTCTTGAATTCGGAGTAGCTTCTTCTGCATTAAAACATACTATTGCTGGAGATGCTAACTTAGTAACTGTTGACGAAGTTATGGAAGTTGTAAATGGAAATACATCAGGAAGTGTTATAAGATAA
- a CDS encoding FadR/GntR family transcriptional regulator gives MKVRTSDIVFKMIEEKIFSGEWNPGTKITSEPQLAKELNVSRMSVREAIEKMVALNILIKKQGEGTFVSELSTSTYLNNLIPALILDKYDYIEILELRLVMDVESAKLCARRCSEDIIKELEKTYSEMLQYQEDMDKFTEKDLEFHMKIAKGTQNSLIIKINEMLRDILGYHQRGLYHTLGPVGGVKEHKFILDAIKNKDAELAGIFVRRHIERTIKELKSVQK, from the coding sequence ATGAAGGTAAGAACAAGTGATATTGTATTTAAAATGATAGAAGAGAAAATATTTAGTGGGGAATGGAACCCTGGTACAAAAATCACCTCTGAACCACAGTTAGCAAAGGAACTAAATGTAAGTAGGATGTCTGTTAGAGAAGCTATAGAAAAAATGGTGGCTTTAAACATATTAATAAAAAAGCAAGGTGAAGGTACTTTTGTTAGTGAGTTATCTACTTCTACTTATCTAAATAATTTAATACCTGCACTTATTTTGGATAAGTATGACTATATAGAGATTTTAGAATTAAGATTGGTTATGGATGTTGAAAGTGCTAAACTATGCGCTAGGAGATGTAGTGAGGATATAATAAAGGAATTAGAAAAAACATATAGTGAAATGCTTCAGTATCAAGAAGATATGGATAAATTTACGGAAAAAGATTTAGAATTTCATATGAAGATAGCGAAAGGTACACAAAACTCATTAATTATAAAAATAAATGAGATGTTAAGAGATATACTGGGCTATCATCAAAGAGGTTTATATCATACATTAGGACCTGTTGGAGGTGTTAAGGAGCATAAGTTTATACTTGATGCTATAAAGAATAAAGATGCTGAACTTGCTGGAATATTTGTACGAAGACATATAGAGAGAACTATAAAAGAATTAAAAAGTGTACAGAAGTAA
- the ilvD gene encoding dihydroxy-acid dehydratase produces the protein MLRSQEMRLKAPEMDSLRIGSGWKVEELSKPQIIVESSFGHSHPGSAHLDGLVEEACIGINNKGGRPAKYFVTDICDGQAQGHDGMNYSLASREFMANMIETHVEATPYDAGVFITSCDKSMPAHLMALARLNMPTVVVPGGIMNAGPNMLTLEQIGTYSAQYERGEISEKEFTTLKHNACPSCGACSFMGTASTMQVMAEALGVTLPGTALMPAISENIKIAARNAGEHALKLVEMGIKPSDIMTKKAFENAIMVHAAIAGSSNSLLHIPAIAHELGIEIEADLFDEIHKKIPYILNIRPSGFYPGAYFWYAGGVPAIMEEIKEFLHLDVMTVTGKTLGENLEDLKKTGYYENCNKYLEALGIKKEDIVKSKDNPIQAQGAMAILKGNLAPEGAVVKHSAVSKKLMNVVLKAKTYNCEEDALKAVLTKEVKPGDAVFIRYEGPKGSGMPEMFYTTEAIASDPELVESIALITDGRYSGATRGPAIGHVSPEASEGGPIALVEDGDLIKINIPERLLAIVGVKGQEKTEEEIEEILKARKAKWIKPAPKYTKGAVGVYTKLAVSPMKGGYME, from the coding sequence ATGCTAAGAAGTCAAGAAATGAGATTAAAAGCGCCAGAAATGGATTCTTTAAGGATAGGTTCAGGTTGGAAAGTAGAGGAACTTTCAAAACCACAAATAATAGTAGAAAGTAGCTTTGGACACAGTCATCCAGGAAGTGCTCACTTAGATGGATTAGTTGAAGAAGCTTGTATTGGTATAAATAACAAGGGTGGTAGACCAGCTAAATATTTTGTAACTGATATTTGTGATGGGCAAGCACAAGGACATGATGGAATGAACTATTCTTTAGCTTCAAGAGAATTCATGGCTAATATGATAGAAACACATGTAGAAGCAACTCCATATGATGCAGGAGTATTCATAACAAGTTGTGATAAGTCAATGCCAGCACATCTTATGGCTTTAGCTAGGCTTAATATGCCAACTGTAGTAGTTCCAGGAGGAATAATGAATGCAGGTCCTAATATGCTAACTTTAGAGCAGATAGGAACATATAGTGCACAGTACGAAAGAGGAGAAATATCAGAAAAAGAGTTTACTACATTAAAACATAATGCTTGTCCGAGTTGTGGAGCATGTTCTTTTATGGGAACAGCATCTACAATGCAGGTTATGGCAGAAGCTTTAGGAGTTACACTTCCAGGAACAGCACTTATGCCTGCTATATCAGAAAATATTAAAATAGCAGCTAGAAATGCAGGAGAACACGCTCTTAAGCTAGTAGAAATGGGAATTAAACCTTCAGATATTATGACTAAAAAAGCTTTTGAGAATGCAATAATGGTACATGCTGCTATAGCTGGATCAAGTAATAGTTTACTTCATATACCAGCAATTGCACATGAGCTTGGAATAGAAATAGAAGCAGATTTATTTGATGAAATTCATAAGAAAATTCCTTATATATTGAATATCAGACCAAGTGGATTTTATCCAGGAGCTTATTTTTGGTATGCAGGTGGGGTACCAGCTATAATGGAGGAAATTAAAGAATTTTTACATTTAGATGTTATGACGGTTACAGGAAAAACTTTAGGAGAGAACTTAGAAGATCTAAAGAAAACTGGATATTATGAAAATTGTAATAAGTATCTTGAAGCTTTAGGAATTAAAAAAGAAGATATAGTAAAATCCAAAGATAACCCAATTCAAGCTCAAGGGGCAATGGCTATACTGAAAGGAAATTTAGCTCCAGAAGGAGCTGTAGTAAAACATTCAGCTGTATCTAAAAAATTAATGAATGTTGTATTAAAAGCTAAAACTTATAATTGTGAAGAAGATGCATTAAAGGCCGTTCTTACAAAAGAAGTTAAGCCTGGAGATGCAGTATTTATAAGATATGAAGGACCAAAAGGTTCTGGTATGCCAGAGATGTTTTATACTACAGAAGCAATAGCTTCAGATCCAGAATTGGTTGAGTCTATAGCTCTTATAACAGATGGTAGATATTCAGGAGCTACAAGAGGACCAGCAATAGGACATGTATCTCCAGAAGCTAGTGAGGGAGGACCTATAGCATTGGTTGAAGATGGAGATCTTATAAAGATAAATATACCAGAAAGATTGCTTGCAATAGTTGGGGTTAAAGGACAAGAAAAAACAGAAGAGGAAATAGAAGAAATATTAAAAGCAAGAAAAGCAAAATGGATAAAACCAGCACCAAAATATACTAAGGGCGCTGTAGGTGTTTATACAAAGCTTGCAGTATCACCAATGAAAGGAGGATATATGGAGTAA
- a CDS encoding GntP family permease, protein MLTGPLLIGVFLLSVVVLLVTIIKFKLNAFVSLLLTSISTAVLVKMPVEDIAATISKGFGNTLAGIGIVTGLGVMLGKFMFESGSIEVMANTILKKFGEKNTPQAIAVSGFLTGIPVFGDVVYIMFAPMLRVLSKKTGVSMVAYAGALSVATTCTYALVIPTPAPLAVAEALKIDVGVFFVYALVCAFIGTLVGGIMYGKYVDKVDHKNNHTYSFEDIKLEEPAVKTESSNKKPSFMKSLSILLVPIMLILVGSFGTMILDKESGLTSLLKFIGDKNVAMLIGVIYATIISMPYIKSSASDIMTEAADQVGLILLITGAGGAYGNVLQSTGIADYIASALSGFAIPILVLCFIISQIIRCAQGSTTVALLTTASILTSTIVASGVSPILCGIAICAGGIGLSLPNDSGFWAISRFFKISVSDTIRGWTVGGFIAGLAILAAVSILSLFQGVLPGLV, encoded by the coding sequence ATGTTAACGGGACCATTATTAATTGGAGTATTTTTGCTTTCGGTAGTTGTTTTATTAGTAACTATTATAAAATTCAAATTAAATGCATTTGTATCCTTATTGCTTACATCTATATCAACAGCAGTATTAGTTAAAATGCCTGTTGAAGATATTGCAGCTACCATTTCTAAAGGGTTTGGTAACACTTTGGCAGGTATAGGTATTGTAACAGGTCTTGGTGTTATGCTTGGTAAGTTTATGTTTGAGTCAGGTAGTATAGAAGTAATGGCAAATACTATTCTTAAAAAGTTTGGTGAAAAGAATACACCACAAGCTATTGCTGTGTCTGGTTTTCTTACAGGGATTCCTGTATTTGGTGATGTAGTTTATATTATGTTTGCTCCAATGCTTAGAGTTCTTTCTAAAAAGACAGGAGTCTCTATGGTGGCATATGCTGGTGCACTATCTGTTGCAACTACATGTACATATGCTTTAGTTATTCCAACCCCAGCACCACTTGCAGTAGCAGAAGCGTTAAAAATAGATGTAGGAGTATTCTTTGTATATGCTTTAGTTTGCGCTTTTATAGGGACACTGGTTGGTGGAATTATGTACGGAAAATATGTTGATAAAGTTGATCATAAAAACAATCATACATACTCTTTTGAAGATATAAAATTAGAAGAACCGGCAGTAAAAACAGAATCTTCTAATAAAAAACCAAGTTTTATGAAATCGTTATCTATACTTCTTGTACCCATTATGCTTATTTTGGTAGGCAGCTTTGGGACAATGATTCTTGATAAAGAAAGTGGATTAACCTCTTTGCTTAAATTTATTGGTGATAAAAATGTAGCCATGCTTATTGGTGTCATTTATGCAACCATTATTTCTATGCCATATATAAAAAGCAGTGCTTCAGATATTATGACTGAAGCTGCTGATCAAGTTGGGCTAATTCTTTTAATAACAGGTGCAGGTGGTGCTTATGGTAATGTTCTTCAATCTACAGGAATTGCAGATTACATTGCATCAGCTTTATCTGGATTCGCTATTCCAATTCTAGTACTTTGCTTTATTATTTCTCAAATAATTCGTTGCGCACAAGGTTCTACAACTGTTGCTCTCTTAACAACAGCATCCATACTTACATCAACAATTGTAGCTTCAGGAGTTTCACCAATATTATGTGGAATTGCTATTTGTGCAGGTGGTATTGGATTATCACTTCCAAATGATTCTGGGTTCTGGGCAATTAGTAGATTCTTTAAAATTTCTGTTAGTGACACTATTAGAGGTTGGACAGTTGGAGGTTTTATTGCAGGTCTAGCAATACTTGCAGCAGTATCTATTTTATCATTATTCCAAGGAGTACTGCCAGGTTTAGTATAA
- the nagB gene encoding glucosamine-6-phosphate deaminase, whose protein sequence is MKILSFKDYNELSKEASKIVLNQVISKPNSVLGLATGSTPLGMYKNLIVAYQNKNIDFSKIKTFNLDEYYGLSKHNNQSYYHYMMENLFNHINIDINNINIPNGTASDILKECSDYEDKIKNYNGIDLQILGIGVNGHIGFNEPSTYFEPSTHVVTLDKKTIESNSRFFSSKEEVPTKAISMGIKTIMNAKKIILLANGKNKADAIFKTVNGKIDPNIPASILQLHNDVTLILDKDAASKL, encoded by the coding sequence ATGAAAATATTATCATTTAAAGATTACAATGAGCTGAGTAAGGAGGCTTCTAAAATTGTATTAAACCAAGTTATATCAAAACCAAATAGTGTACTTGGACTTGCAACTGGTAGTACTCCACTGGGAATGTACAAAAATTTAATAGTGGCTTACCAAAATAAAAATATAGACTTTTCAAAAATAAAAACATTTAATCTTGATGAATACTATGGCCTTAGTAAACACAATAATCAAAGTTATTACCATTACATGATGGAAAATTTATTTAATCATATTAATATAGATATAAATAACATAAATATACCTAATGGAACAGCTTCTGATATCTTAAAAGAATGTAGTGATTATGAAGATAAAATTAAAAACTACAATGGAATAGACCTACAAATCTTAGGAATTGGAGTTAATGGACATATAGGTTTTAATGAACCAAGTACATACTTTGAACCTAGTACCCATGTGGTAACTTTAGATAAAAAAACTATAGAATCAAACTCTAGATTTTTTAGTTCAAAAGAAGAAGTTCCAACTAAAGCTATAAGTATGGGCATAAAAACTATAATGAATGCCAAAAAAATAATTTTACTTGCAAACGGTAAAAATAAAGCTGATGCCATATTTAAAACAGTAAATGGGAAAATTGATCCTAATATTCCTGCATCAATTCTCCAACTTCATAATGATGTTACATTAATTTTAGACAAAGATGCCGCAAGTAAACTTTGA
- a CDS encoding TM1266 family iron-only hydrogenase system putative regulator: protein MKKIAVISAILEEPKENQKEFNEILSNFKGIVKGRMGIPFEEDGISVICITVVGELNEINSLTGKLGNIKNVLVKTSIAKKEI from the coding sequence TTGAAAAAAATCGCTGTTATTAGTGCTATTTTAGAAGAACCAAAGGAAAATCAAAAAGAGTTTAATGAAATTTTGTCCAACTTTAAAGGAATTGTTAAAGGGAGAATGGGGATCCCCTTTGAAGAAGATGGAATATCCGTTATATGTATTACTGTAGTTGGAGAATTAAACGAAATAAATAGCCTTACAGGAAAGCTTGGAAATATTAAAAATGTATTGGTGAAAACATCAATAGCAAAGAAAGAGATATAA
- the hydE gene encoding [FeFe] hydrogenase H-cluster radical SAM maturase HydE: protein MKKIIDRLYKNNNLSGEELLYLLNNIDDENKEYLKAKANETRFKYYGDRVFMRGLIEFTNYCKNTCTYCGIRVFNKKVDRYRLSLEDILNCCSEGYRLGYRTFVLQGGEDPYFTDDKIVEIVKNIKEKFKDCAVTLSIGEKSYESYKKYYDAGADRYLLRHETASKTLYEKLHPGMSFENRRRCLRDLKEIGYQVGAGFMIGIPGQTNEDFVKDLLFLKELEPHMVGIGPFIPQCDTPLGNEKGGTVEVTVLMLSIIRLLLPQVLLPSTTALGTIHPMGREMGLKAGANVVMPNLSPTCVREKYALYDGKICTGDEAAECRMCIQNRIESAGFTLDMSRGDNNLWRRR from the coding sequence ATGAAAAAAATTATTGATAGATTATATAAAAATAACAATTTAAGCGGTGAAGAACTTTTATATTTATTAAACAATATAGATGATGAAAATAAAGAATATCTAAAAGCTAAAGCAAATGAAACTAGATTTAAGTATTATGGTGACAGGGTATTTATGAGGGGGCTTATAGAGTTTACCAACTACTGCAAGAATACATGTACTTATTGTGGTATAAGAGTTTTCAATAAAAAGGTTGATAGATATAGACTGTCTTTAGAAGATATTTTAAATTGCTGTAGTGAGGGCTATAGATTAGGATATAGAACCTTTGTATTACAAGGGGGAGAAGATCCTTATTTTACAGATGATAAAATTGTAGAAATTGTAAAAAACATAAAAGAAAAATTTAAAGATTGTGCAGTAACTCTTTCCATAGGAGAAAAATCCTATGAGTCATATAAAAAATATTATGACGCTGGTGCTGATAGATACCTTTTAAGACATGAAACAGCATCTAAAACTCTATATGAAAAGTTACATCCAGGAATGAGTTTTGAAAATAGAAGAAGATGTCTTAGAGATTTAAAAGAAATTGGGTATCAAGTTGGTGCTGGATTTATGATAGGGATTCCAGGACAAACTAATGAAGATTTTGTGAAGGATTTATTATTTTTAAAGGAATTAGAACCTCACATGGTTGGAATTGGACCATTTATTCCACAGTGTGATACGCCACTTGGAAATGAAAAAGGGGGAACGGTTGAAGTAACTGTTCTTATGTTATCAATTATAAGGTTACTTCTACCCCAGGTGTTACTTCCATCGACTACTGCTCTTGGAACTATACATCCTATGGGTAGAGAGATGGGGCTTAAAGCTGGTGCAAATGTTGTGATGCCAAATTTATCACCTACCTGTGTTAGAGAAAAGTATGCATTATATGATGGGAAAATATGTACTGGAGATGAAGCTGCCGAGTGCAGAATGTGTATTCAAAATAGAATAGAAAGTGCAGGTTTTACTCTTGATATGTCAAGAGGGGATAATAATTTATGGAGGAGAAGATAA
- the hydG gene encoding [FeFe] hydrogenase H-cluster radical SAM maturase HydG, translated as MFIDVEYIEGLLESAKNATKEDVQKVLEKAKEHKGLSHQDIAVLLQIEDEAQLKEMYKIAGEIKKSIYGNRIVMFAPLYVSDYCVNNCVYCGYQRKNCFSRRKLTMDEIKQEVKVLERMGHKRLALEAGEDPVNCPIDYIIDAIGAIYDTQEENGNIRRVNVNIAATTVENYKKLKDAKIGTYILFQETYHKPTYDKMHPNSIKGNYEYHLTAFDRAMEAHIDDVGGGVLFGLADPKFEVLGLMIHNEHLEEKFGVGFHTISVPRLRPAEGMTLKEFPHLLSDEMFKKIVAIIRIAVPFTGIILSTRETAEMRDEVIRYGVSQVSAGSCTGVGGYKEREEGKVVDQFEKGDNRSPIEVLKSLIDSKYIPSYCTACYRKGRTGDRFMSLAKSGQIQNVCGPNAIMTLMEYIMDYGDEEFYNKAYALIQEEIEKIKRDDIRELVRNNVERIKNGERDLFI; from the coding sequence ATGTTTATTGATGTAGAGTATATAGAAGGATTACTTGAAAGTGCTAAAAATGCAACTAAGGAAGATGTTCAAAAGGTTTTAGAAAAAGCAAAAGAGCACAAAGGATTATCTCACCAAGATATAGCTGTACTTCTTCAAATAGAAGATGAAGCACAGTTAAAAGAAATGTATAAAATAGCAGGAGAAATAAAAAAATCAATATATGGTAATAGAATAGTTATGTTTGCTCCTTTATATGTAAGTGACTATTGTGTTAATAACTGTGTTTACTGTGGATATCAAAGAAAGAACTGCTTCTCAAGAAGAAAATTAACTATGGATGAAATAAAACAAGAAGTAAAAGTTCTTGAAAGAATGGGACACAAAAGACTTGCACTAGAAGCAGGAGAAGATCCAGTAAACTGTCCTATTGATTATATAATTGATGCAATTGGAGCTATATATGATACTCAAGAGGAAAATGGAAATATAAGAAGAGTAAATGTAAATATAGCAGCAACAACAGTTGAAAACTACAAAAAATTAAAAGATGCTAAAATAGGTACTTATATATTATTCCAAGAAACATATCACAAACCAACATATGATAAAATGCATCCAAATAGCATAAAGGGAAATTATGAATATCATTTAACTGCTTTTGATCGTGCTATGGAAGCTCACATAGATGACGTAGGTGGCGGAGTTTTATTTGGACTTGCAGATCCTAAATTTGAAGTTTTAGGACTTATGATTCACAACGAACACTTAGAAGAAAAATTTGGAGTAGGATTCCATACAATATCAGTTCCAAGACTTAGACCAGCAGAAGGAATGACACTTAAAGAATTCCCTCACTTATTATCAGATGAGATGTTTAAGAAAATAGTTGCGATAATCCGTATTGCAGTACCTTTCACTGGAATAATATTATCAACAAGAGAAACAGCGGAAATGAGAGATGAAGTTATAAGATATGGAGTATCTCAAGTAAGTGCTGGTTCATGTACTGGTGTTGGTGGATACAAAGAACGTGAAGAAGGAAAAGTTGTAGACCAATTTGAAAAAGGTGACAATAGAAGTCCAATAGAAGTTCTAAAATCTTTAATTGATAGCAAGTACATACCAAGTTATTGTACAGCATGTTATAGAAAAGGAAGAACTGGAGATAGATTCATGAGCCTTGCAAAATCAGGACAAATACAAAATGTATGTGGACCTAATGCAATCATGACATTAATGGAATATATAATGGATTATGGTGATGAAGAATTCTACAATAAAGCATATGCCCTAATTCAAGAAGAAATAGAAAAAATAAAAAGAGACGATATTCGTGAACTTGTAAGAAATAATGTTGAAAGAATCAAAAATGGTGAGAGGGACTTATTCATATAG